Proteins from one Melospiza melodia melodia isolate bMelMel2 chromosome 18, bMelMel2.pri, whole genome shotgun sequence genomic window:
- the IL21R gene encoding LOW QUALITY PROTEIN: interleukin-21 receptor (The sequence of the model RefSeq protein was modified relative to this genomic sequence to represent the inferred CDS: deleted 2 bases in 1 codon): protein MQAACLCGQPFSLEGRTDFWSFIAHTVCLPWWFPVYSFSSVCCESLTCFVDYVQTLSCILRDELGAGSYNLTATWVPEEDPENTVAACSLVQLSRNTSHTQYMCTVDMTELLADTKVQVDVTQIADRQHVLSKEFYLSDNIKPQPPFNLTALFSEGYNISWETIYQNSSFYFLNEELEYQLRYKRRTDTWETQKTKVVHEDKRTLVILPWELQADTEYEFQVRARPREDSDYGGFWSEWSSPLSLKTSPAAVTQTAGMEWLLLFGIVVAIMASIATFLAKQQSLWKKMACIPDPAPFFKPLYMAHNGDFKKWVGASHMKMTFDFFEWGIVLPEVLEVYTMHPSNSTPPEELHELRKNLPCKPCVSCLTTPGHGSQSPWCSVNSSDGTEDQSYGHLSIDTVTVADEFTSCNCQCSCNHVCREHDHTNKEDDSAGEPGYPKVNLDEEDRKISSDLHLADLITQDKILASGSVSTDHLRSTSVPVNQQGERGVEGGVGSILEALCLQPYQWDLENPGSLPSPDGESVSYSEGSYDFFPHNTKPGDSYPLICVDLDTIDSGFVDSDCGSPVDSEFGQNSQTICGSIPLEQEGQDFTRSYVKQWVSCRSESPVSGTQTN from the exons ATGCAGGCAGCCTGTTTGTGTGGACAGCCATTTAGTCTGGAGGGCAGAACCGAT TTCTGGTCCTTCATTGCACACACTGTCTGCCTTCCATGGTGGTTCCCTGTGTACAGCTTCAGCT CTGTGTGTTGTGAAAGCCTCACTTGTTTTGTGGACTATGTACAGACGCTGTCCTGTATCCTGCGAGATGAGTTGGGTGCTGGTTCATACAATCTCACTGCTACATG GGTTCCTGAGGAAGATCCAGAAAATACGGTGGCAGCCTGCAGTCTCGTGCAATTATCAAGAAACACCAGTCACACACAGTACATGTGCACTGTGGACATGACTGAACTCCTAGCAGATACCAAAGTCCAGGTGGATGTTACACAGATAGCTGATAGGCAGCACGTGCTTTCCAAAGAATTTTATTTGTCAGACAACA TAAAACCACAGCCTCCATTCAACCTGACCGCTTTGTTCTCAGAGGGTTACAATATTTCTTGGGAAACCATCTACCAGAACTCTTCCTTCTACTTTTTGAATGAGGAGCTGGAATATCAGCTGCGTTACAAaagaagaactgacacctgggAG ACTCAGAAGACTAAAGTTGTTCATGAAGATAAACGGACATTGGTGATCCTGCCATGGGAACTACAGGCAGACACTGAGTACGAGTTCCAAGTGAGAGCTAGACCCCGGGAAGACAGTGACTATGGTGGCTTTTGGAGTGAATGGAGTTCTCCGCTGTCATTGAAAACCAGCCCTGCCG CAGTGACACAGACAGCAGGCATGGAATGGCTGTTGTTGTTTGGTATTGTCGTGGCAATCATGGCTTCAATCGCAACATTTCTGGCCAAACAGCAGAG CTTGTGGAAGAAGATGGCTTgcatcccagaccctgctcccttTTTCAAACCTCTTTACATGGCTCATAATGGAGATTTTAAG AAGTGGGTTGGTGCATCCCATATGAAAATGACCTTTGATTTCTTTGAATGGGGAATAGTCCTTCCAGAAGTCCTAGAAGTTTACACCATGCATCCTTCCAACAGCACCCCACCGGAAGAGCTGCATGAGCTAAGAAAGAATCTGCCTTGCAAGCCCTGTGTGTCTTGCCTGACTACCCCAGGTCATGGTAGCCAGTCACCGTGGTGCAGTGTAAACAGTAGTGATGGGACTGAGGACCAGTCATATGGGCATTTGTCAATTGATACAGTGACTGTGGCTGATGAATTTACATCTTGTAACTGCCAGTGCAGCTGTAATCATGTGTGCAGGGAACATGACCATACCAACAAGGAAGATGATAGTGCTGGAGAACCCGGTTATCCCAAGGTTAACCTTGATGAGGAAGACAGAAAGATATCCAGTGACTTACATTTGGCTGATCTGATTACACAGGACAAAATACTTGCTTCAGGCTCTGTGTCCACAGACCACCTGAGGAGCACAAGTGTCCCAGTCAACCAGCAAGGAGAAAGGGGAGTGGAAGGAGGTGTGGGGAGCATCCTAGAAGCCCTTTGCTTGCAGCCTTATCAGTGGGATTTGGAAAATCCAGGTTCTCTACCTTCTCCTGATGGTGAAAGTGTTTCCTACAGTGAAGGCTCCTATGACTTCTTCCCTCACAATACAAAGCCTGGTGACAGTTATCCTTTGATCTGTGTAGATTTGGACACTATTGACAGTGGCTTTGTGGACTCAGACTGTGGAAGTCCAGTTGACTCTGAATTTGGGCAAAACAGTCAGACCATTTGTGGGTCCATTCCTCTTGAGCAAGAGGGGCAAGACTTTACACGGAGCTACGTCAAGCAGTGGGTCTCCTGCCGCTCTGAGAGCCCTGTCAGTGGGACACAGACAAACTAA